A stretch of the Apteryx mantelli isolate bAptMan1 chromosome 3, bAptMan1.hap1, whole genome shotgun sequence genome encodes the following:
- the ABCC10 gene encoding ATP-binding cassette sub-family C member 10 isoform X5, with protein MENILADLCGTSPEDPVPVWIHGSVGHCFNQLTLNVAPHIILAVVSACFLGTPRYGADVPHRRDWRYRIAASFILAGLLLADIIPAAISQQELGPVYLEVLASGIAALTWLTHGLALLMLCRSIHGSTRGPAVLALLTLLPIPSLIITLVWYCQNGTAWSPGHPAVSSRFSILCLQLACLLLYVISYLFPAANRQEFLSINNSWQPDPLISEPGIPASDWQGVAEDGESWLSRFSYAWMNPLMKRGYHWMLNRPQDVYVLPHQLQAARVCDRFYSSWQGKAALRQVEEETVSLTSPIIAEGDGSSNVLDSSPLAQEGVRLFSVLHSVFGLRFYSLGLLKLAGSLLGFSGPLLLNLLVNFMESRQEPLSHGVLYALGLFAGSFLGALLRNQFSYEVYKVMLMVRAAVISAIYRKTLRVSSTSLAHFTVGEIVNFMSTDTDRLVNFCPSFHEVWSLPFQFAITLYLLYQQVGVAFLGGLALALLLVPINKVIANRIMKCNKEMLKHKDSRVKLMTEFLCGIRVIKFYAWEQHFGTRINACRAKELQKLRAIKYLDAVCVYLWAALPVVVSIVIFITYVLLGHQLTATKVFTALALIGMLILPLNSFPWVLNGTLEAKVSLDRIQRFLELTDQDLEAYYALDSPSGPASAMEMRGAAFSWAPVKEESTKQSSSTGPLQLHIENLAVTKGMLLGVVGKVGSGKSSLLAAITGELIKQGGQVYVCDLEQGFGLATQEPWIQFTSVRENILFGKEYDARLYEKVVEACALSKDLDILPAGDQTEVGENGVTLSGGQKARIALARAVYQEKELYLLDDPLAAVDADVANHLMQKCILGVLKHKTRILCTHRTEFLEKADALLLMDNGRIVRTGTPAEILPLVEAFPKFKDMDKRWKDKAPDEQDQEGTIETEAEELTQNNHLLSQEEEKKEGAVAFQVYKAYWLAVGSCLALSILFSLLLMQASRNISDWWLSHWISSMSQTANTSVMVCSAPLPSPQLLLFSFAGLVFPIQALDTATVTSNGSLDVTFYLTVYGSIAGANSLFTILRAFLFAYGTIRAATVIHSRLLQRVMKATVTFFDTTPTGRILNRFSSDLYCVDDSLPFILNIFLANMYGLLGMLVMITYGLPWIGLVLLPLAALYFSIQRYYRRTSRELKRLYSLTLSPIYTHFSETLSGLSSIRAMRATHRFEVENQLRLEQNQRCLFASNTAMQWLDIRLQMIGVTVVTAIAGIAIIQHQKQLANPGLVGLALSYALSVTNLLSGLISSFTMTETMMVSMERTEEYTTDVPIEPQDKLVQVQAGHHPPGSISV; from the exons ATATGGTGCCGATGTTCCTCACAGGCGAGACTGGAGATACAGAATTGCTGCCTCTTTCATACTTGCTGGCCTCCTCCTTGCTGATATAATCCCAGCCGCCATttctcagcaggagctgggcccTGTGTACCTGGAAGTGCTGGCAAGTGGCATTGCTGCACTGACATGGCTCACTCATGGCTTGGCTCTTCTCATGCTCTGCAGGTCAATTCACGGCTCTACCCGGGGCCCTGCAGTGCTGGCTCTCCTCACTCTCTTACCCATACCTTCCCTCATCATCACGCTGGTGTGGTACTGCCAAAATGGGACAGCTTGGTCCCCTGGCCACCCTGCTGTATCCTCCAGGTTCTCCATCCTCTGTCTGCAGCTGGCCTGTCTTCTTCTGTATGTGATTAGCTACCTCTTCCCAGCTGCCAATAGACAAGAATTTCTCTCCATCAATAACTCCTGGCAGCCAGACCCACTCATCTCAGAGCCAGGGATCCCAGCATCTGATTGGCAGGGAGTGGCAGAAGATGGTGAGAGCTGGCTCTCACGCTTCTCCTATGCTTGGATGAACCCTCTTATGAAACGTGGCTACCACTGGATGTTGAACCGGCCACAGGATGTCTATGTGCTTCCTCACCAGCTCCAAGCTGCCAGGGTCTGTGATCGGTTCTACTcctcctggcaggggaaggcagcTCTGCGCCAAGTAGAGGAGGAGACGGTGTCTCTTACTAGCCCAATCATTGCTGAAGGGGATGGGAGTAGCAATGTCCTGGACAGCTCACCCCTGGCCCAGGAGGGTGTGCGACTCTTTTCAGTGCTTCATTCTGTCTTTGGGCTCCGTTTCTACTCGCTTGGACTTCTCAAGCTGGCTGGCAGCCTGCTGGGTTTCTCAGGCCCCCTGCTTCTGAACCTGCTGGTGAACTTCATGGAGTCACGGCAGGAGCCCCTGAGCCATGGGGTGCTCTACGCCCTTGGGCTCTTTGCTGGCTCCTTCCTGGGCGCTCTCTTGCGGAACCAGTTCAGCTATGAGGTGTACAAGGTGATGCTGATGGTGCGGGCTGCCGTCATCTCTGCCATCTACCGCAAGACTCTGCGTGTTAGCAGCACCAGCCTTGCCCACTTCACTGTGGGGGAAATTGTGAACTTCATGAGCACGGACACTGATAGGTTGGTCAACTTCTGCCCCAGCTTCCACGAGGTGTGGAGCTTGCCCTTCCAGTTTGCCATTACCCTCTACCTCCTCTACCAGCAGGTGGGGGTAGCCTTTCTGGGAGGCCTGGCCTTGGCATTGCTGCTTGTGCCCATAAACAAGGTCATAGCCAACCGCATCATGAAGTGCAACAAGGAGATGCTGAAGCACAAGGACTCGCGGGTCAAG CTGATGACTGAGTTCCTGTGTGGCATTCGTGTGATCAAGTTCTACGCTTGGGAGCAGCACTTTGGCACCAGGATAAATGCCTGCCGGGCTAAAGAGCTGCAGAAGTTGAGAGCCATCAAGTACTTGGatgctgtgtgtgtgtatctgtgggCAGCACTGCCCGTTGTTGTCTCCATTGTCATCTTCATCACCTATGTCCTTTTGGGTCACCAGCTTACTGCCACCAAG GTATTCACAGCGTTGGCCCTCATAGGGATGCTCATTCTCCCCCTCAACAGCTTCCCATGGGTGTTGAATGGGACCTTGGAAGCCAAAGTTTCTCTGGATCGAATCCAGCGCTTCCTTGAACTCACAGACCAGGACCTGGAGGCTTATTATGCTCTAG ACAGCCCTTCAGGTCCTGCTTCTGCTATGGAGATGCGGGGAGCAGCCTTCTCCTGGGCACCAGTCAAGGAGGAAAGCACCAAGCAGTCTTCATCCACAGGCCCTCTGCAGCTGCACATTGAGAACCTGGCAGTGACGAAG GGGATGCTCCTGGGGGTTGTTGGGAAGGTCGGCTCTGGCAAGAGCTCTCTGCTTGCAGCCATTACTGGAGAACTTATTAA GCAAGGTGGACAAGTGTATGTCTGTGACCTGGAGCAAGGATTTGGACTGGCCACACAGGAGCCTTGGATCCAGTTTACCAGTGTCCGTGAGAATATCCTCTTTGGGAAGGAATATGATGCCAGGTTGTATGAGAAGGTGGTGGAAGCCTGTGCCCTCTCCAAGGACCTGGAT ATCTTACCAGCAGGTGACCAGACAGAAGTTGGTGAGAATGGTGTGACACTCAGTGGGGGACAGAAGGCTCGAATAGCCCTTGCCAGAGCTGTTTACCAG GAGAAAGAGCTTTACCTCCTTGATGATCCCCTGGCAGCTGTTGATGCAGATGTAGCTAACCATCTTATGCAGAAATGCATTCTGGGAGTTCTCAAACACAAGACAAGGATCCTTTGCACCCACAGGACGGAGTTTTTGGAGAAAGCCGATGCCTTATTGTTGATGGACAATGGCAGGATAGTCAGGACAG GAACGCCAGCTGAGATCCTGCCACTTGTGGAAGCTTTCCCCAAGTTCAAGGACATGGACAAGAGGTGGAAGGATAAAG CCCCCGATGAGCAGGACCAAGAGGGCACCATAGAGACAGAGGCAGAAGAATTGACCCAAAACAATCACCTTCTCagccaggaggaggagaagaaagaaggagcGGTAGCTTTTCAGGTGTACAAGGCATACTGGCTGGCAGTGGGCAGCTGCTTGGCGTTATCCATCCTCTTTTCCCTGCTCCTGATGCAAG CGTCTAGAAATATCTCGGATTGGTGGCTGTCACACTGGATCTCCAGCATGTCCCAGACAGCAAATACTTCTGTGATGGTCTGCTcagctccccttccttccccgcaACTGCTGCTCTTCTCCTTTGCTGGACTTGT GTTCCCCATTCAAGCTCTGGACACAGCCACAGTCACTTCCAATGGTTCACTGGATGTGACTTTCTATCTAACAGTTTATGGGAGCATTGCAGGGGCCAACTCCCTCTTCACCATTCTGCGGGCCTTCCTCTTTGCTTATGGCACTATCCGTGCTGCCACTGTCATTCACAGCCGGCTGCTCCAGCGGGTTATGAAG GCTACAGTGACCTTCTTTGACACCACACCAACAGGCCGGATCCTGAACCGTTTCTCTTCAGACCTGTACTGCGTGGATGACAGCTTGCCATTTATCCTCAACATCTTCCTGGCCAACATGTATGGGCTCCTGGGCATGCTGGTGATGATCACCTATGGCCTCCCTTGGATTGGTCTGGTCTTACTCCCTCTGGCTGCCCTCTACTTCTCCATCCAGCGCTATTACCGGCGCACGTCCAGGGAGCTCAAGCGCCTTTACAGCCTCACCCTCTCCCCCATCTACACTCACTTCTCAGAGACCCTCTCAGGGCTGagcagcatcagagccatgcgggCAACACACAG GTTTGAGGTGGAGAATCAGCTGCGTCTGGAGCAAAACCAACGCTGCCTCTTTGCCAGCAACACAGCGATGCAGTGGCTGGACATCCGCTTGCAGATGATCGGGGTTACTGTGGTTACTGCTATCGCAGGAATTGCCATCATCCAGCACCAGAAGCAACTAGCAAATCCAG GACTTGTGGGTCTGGCACTCTCGTACGCCTTGTCTGTCACAAACCTGCTCTCAGGCCTCATTTCCAGCTTCACTATGACAGAAACCATGATGGTGAGCATGGAGCGGACAGAGGAATACACCACAGACGTCCCCATAGAGCCCCAGGATAAACTGGTCCAG GTCCAGGCTGGCCATCATCCCCCAGGATCCATTTCTGTTTAG